The proteins below are encoded in one region of Streptomyces cyanogenus:
- a CDS encoding sugar ABC transporter permease — MSTTTLDKTETAPAPAPAPRRRVRRRGERGPAGAALLHGGLVLASLIALAPVAWLFYLSLGPDKEDYLHPGGIAGKATFSNYSFVLEHTGFLDWFKSTMIVALGTTLVGVLVAATTGYAVSRMRFPGYKQLMWVLLLTQAFPIAVLIVPMYEIFSELGLIDTYWALILVNCTTAVPYSAWLLKGYFDTIPFEIDEAGRVDGLSPFGTFFRLILPLARPGLAVAAFYNFITAVGEVAFATTFLLDDSKYTFAVGLQTFVSEHDAQWNYMAATAVLIAIPVTVFFYLVQKNLVTGLTAGGTKG; from the coding sequence ATGAGCACCACGACCCTGGACAAGACCGAGACCGCCCCGGCCCCCGCACCCGCGCCCCGGCGCCGCGTCCGCCGGCGCGGCGAGCGAGGCCCGGCCGGCGCCGCCCTGCTGCACGGCGGCCTCGTCCTGGCGAGCCTGATCGCCCTGGCCCCGGTGGCCTGGCTGTTCTACCTGTCCCTCGGCCCGGACAAGGAGGACTACCTGCACCCGGGCGGGATCGCGGGCAAGGCGACGTTCTCCAACTACAGCTTCGTGCTGGAGCACACCGGGTTCCTCGACTGGTTCAAGTCGACGATGATCGTGGCCCTCGGCACCACCCTCGTCGGTGTCCTGGTCGCCGCCACCACCGGCTACGCGGTCTCCCGCATGCGCTTCCCCGGCTACAAGCAGCTGATGTGGGTCCTGCTGCTCACCCAGGCCTTCCCGATCGCCGTCCTGATCGTGCCGATGTACGAGATCTTCAGCGAACTCGGCCTCATCGACACCTACTGGGCGCTGATCCTCGTCAACTGCACCACCGCCGTGCCGTACAGCGCCTGGCTGCTCAAGGGGTACTTCGACACCATCCCCTTCGAGATCGACGAGGCCGGACGCGTGGACGGGCTGAGCCCCTTCGGCACCTTTTTCCGGCTCATCCTCCCGCTGGCCCGCCCGGGCCTGGCGGTGGCCGCGTTCTACAACTTCATCACCGCCGTCGGCGAGGTCGCCTTCGCGACCACCTTCCTGCTGGACGACTCCAAGTACACCTTCGCCGTCGGCCTGCAGACCTTCGTGAGCGAGCACGACGCCCAGTGGAACTACATGGCCGCCACCGCGGTGCTGATCGCGATACCCGTGACGGTGTTCTTCTACCTCGTGCAGAAGAACCTCGTCACCGGTCTCACCGCCGGCGGCACCAAGGGCTGA
- a CDS encoding phosphatase PAP2 family protein, with translation MSDSTVTGPEGREEVAVPRTVTGEDRPGPLIRLRRPRRPRLWFEILLIAVSYWTYSLIRNAVPEQRGKALRNADWIWRTEHTLGVAVEQSVNHAVNSLSWLIVGMNYYYATLHFVVTIGVLVWLYRWHPGRYAATRLVLFATTGVALAGYYLFPLAPPRLMRGGYFVDTVTVHHTWGSMASGDLKHMSNQYAAMPSMHIGWSLWCGLTIFALASVPWVRVLGLLYPAATLLVIVATANHFWLDAVGGVLCLGFGFAVARVWYGSLPHALPRRVPARTPAPAQALSS, from the coding sequence ATGAGTGACTCGACCGTGACAGGGCCGGAAGGGCGCGAGGAGGTGGCCGTTCCGCGGACCGTCACGGGCGAGGACCGACCCGGTCCGCTGATCCGCTTGCGCCGCCCGCGACGCCCTCGTCTGTGGTTCGAGATCCTTCTGATCGCGGTGAGTTACTGGACGTACTCACTGATCCGCAACGCCGTACCGGAGCAGCGGGGCAAGGCGCTGCGCAACGCGGACTGGATCTGGCGCACCGAGCACACGCTCGGCGTCGCCGTCGAGCAGTCCGTCAACCACGCCGTCAACTCGTTGTCTTGGCTGATCGTGGGGATGAACTACTACTACGCCACCCTGCACTTCGTCGTCACCATCGGGGTGCTGGTGTGGCTGTACCGGTGGCATCCCGGCCGGTACGCGGCCACCCGGTTGGTGCTGTTCGCGACCACGGGTGTGGCCCTGGCCGGCTACTACCTGTTCCCGCTCGCGCCGCCCCGGCTGATGCGCGGCGGGTACTTCGTGGACACCGTGACGGTGCACCACACCTGGGGCTCGATGGCCTCGGGCGACCTCAAGCACATGTCGAACCAGTACGCGGCGATGCCGTCGATGCACATCGGCTGGTCGCTGTGGTGCGGGCTGACGATCTTCGCGCTGGCCTCGGTGCCGTGGGTGCGGGTGCTGGGGCTGCTGTACCCGGCCGCCACCCTGCTGGTGATCGTCGCCACCGCCAACCACTTCTGGCTGGACGCGGTGGGCGGGGTGCTCTGCCTGGGCTTCGGCTTCGCGGTGGCCCGGGTGTGGTACGGCAGCCTGCCGCACGCGCTGCCCCGGCGGGTACCGGCGCGGACGCCCGCGCCGGCTCAGGCCCTGTCCTCGTAG
- a CDS encoding LacI family DNA-binding transcriptional regulator, whose product MTTRLADIAAQAGVSEATVSRVLNGKPGVAATTRQSVLAALDVLGYERPVRLRQRSEGLVGLITPELENPIFPALAQVIGQALTRQGYTPVLATQTPGGSTEDELTEMLVDRGVAGIIYVSGLHADTTADMQRYERLRAQGVPFVLVDGFSPKVQAPFISPDDRAAMALAVTHLVSLGHTRIGLALGPKRFVPVQRKIEGFVRAVHDQLGLPPQTIETELVQHSLYTLEGGQAAAAALIERDCTAVVCASDMMALGAIRAARQRGLEVPRDVSVVGFDDSPLIAFTDPPLTTVRKPVPAMGQAAVRTLLEEIGGTPAPHSEFVFMPELVVRGSTASAPHVLRAS is encoded by the coding sequence GTGACCACACGGCTTGCCGACATCGCTGCGCAGGCGGGGGTGAGCGAAGCGACCGTCAGCCGGGTCCTCAACGGGAAGCCGGGCGTCGCCGCCACCACCCGCCAGTCCGTGCTGGCCGCGCTGGACGTGCTCGGCTACGAGCGCCCGGTGCGGCTGCGGCAGCGCAGCGAGGGCCTGGTGGGGCTGATCACGCCGGAGCTGGAGAACCCGATATTCCCGGCCCTGGCCCAGGTCATCGGCCAGGCGCTGACCCGCCAGGGCTACACGCCGGTGCTCGCCACGCAGACCCCGGGCGGGTCCACGGAGGACGAGCTGACCGAGATGCTGGTGGACCGCGGGGTCGCCGGGATCATCTACGTCTCCGGGCTGCACGCGGACACCACCGCCGACATGCAGCGCTACGAGCGGCTGCGCGCCCAGGGCGTGCCGTTCGTGCTGGTGGACGGCTTCTCGCCGAAGGTGCAGGCGCCGTTCATCTCCCCCGACGACCGGGCGGCGATGGCACTCGCGGTGACCCACCTGGTGTCGCTGGGGCACACCCGGATCGGGCTCGCGCTGGGCCCGAAGCGCTTCGTGCCCGTCCAGCGCAAGATCGAGGGCTTCGTCCGGGCCGTCCACGACCAGCTGGGGCTGCCCCCGCAGACCATCGAGACGGAACTGGTGCAGCACTCCCTGTACACGCTGGAGGGGGGCCAGGCGGCGGCGGCGGCGCTGATCGAGCGGGACTGCACGGCCGTGGTCTGCGCCAGCGACATGATGGCGCTGGGCGCGATACGAGCGGCCCGGCAGCGGGGCCTGGAGGTCCCCCGGGACGTGTCCGTCGTCGGGTTCGACGACTCCCCGCTGATCGCCTTCACCGACCCGCCGCTGACGACGGTCCGCAAGCCGGTTCCGGCGATGGGGCAGGCCGCGGTGCGCACCCTGCTGGAGGAGATCGGCGGGACGCCGGCCCCGCACAGCGAGTTCGTGTTCATGCCGGAGCTGGTGGTGCGCGGTTCCACCGCTTCCGCCCCACATGTCCTCCGTGCGTCGTAG
- a CDS encoding alpha-amylase: MARRTLPMAAALTAAALVGMTPTTAEASPPGTKDVTAVLFEWNYASVAKECTNTLGPAGYGYVQVSPPAEHIQGSQWWTSYQPVSYRIAGRLGDRTAFRNMVNACHAAGVKVVADTVVNHMSAGSGTGTGGSSYTKYDYPGLYSSYDFDDCTSQVSNYSDRWNVQHCELVGLADLDTGEEYVRKTIAGYMNDLLSLGVDGFRIDAAKHIPADDLANIKSRLTNPSVYWKQEMIYGAGEAVQPSEYTGDGDVQEFRYAYDLKRVFTSEKLAYLTNYGEGWGYLNGSVAGVFVDNHDTERNGSTLNYKSGADYTLANVFMLAWPYGAPDVNSGYEWSDPDAGPPGGGQVNACWQEGWKCQHAWPEIRSMVAFRNATRGQAVTNWWDNGNDAIAFGRGGKGYVAINHESSSLTRTYQTSLSAGTYCNVQNNTTVTVNSSGQFTATLGSNTALALYAGKSSC, translated from the coding sequence ATGGCACGCAGAACCCTCCCCATGGCGGCCGCCCTCACGGCCGCCGCTCTGGTTGGCATGACCCCGACTACCGCCGAGGCCTCCCCGCCCGGCACCAAGGACGTCACCGCCGTTCTCTTCGAGTGGAACTACGCCTCGGTGGCCAAGGAGTGCACCAACACCCTCGGCCCCGCCGGGTACGGCTACGTCCAGGTCTCCCCACCCGCCGAGCACATACAGGGCTCCCAGTGGTGGACGTCGTACCAGCCGGTGTCGTACAGGATCGCGGGCCGCCTCGGCGACCGCACGGCGTTCCGGAACATGGTGAACGCCTGCCACGCGGCCGGTGTGAAGGTCGTCGCCGACACGGTGGTCAACCACATGTCGGCGGGCAGCGGCACCGGCACCGGCGGCTCGTCGTACACGAAGTACGACTACCCGGGCCTGTACTCCTCCTACGACTTCGACGACTGCACCTCCCAGGTGTCGAACTACTCCGACCGCTGGAACGTGCAGCACTGCGAACTCGTCGGCCTCGCCGACCTGGACACCGGCGAGGAGTACGTCCGCAAGACGATCGCCGGCTACATGAACGACCTGCTCAGCCTCGGTGTCGACGGCTTCCGCATCGACGCGGCCAAGCACATCCCCGCCGACGACCTCGCCAACATCAAGAGCCGCCTGACCAACCCGTCGGTCTACTGGAAGCAGGAGATGATCTACGGCGCGGGCGAGGCCGTGCAGCCCTCCGAGTACACCGGCGACGGAGACGTCCAGGAGTTCCGCTACGCCTACGACCTCAAGCGCGTCTTCACCAGCGAGAAGCTCGCGTACCTCACCAACTACGGCGAGGGCTGGGGCTACCTGAACGGCTCGGTCGCCGGTGTCTTCGTGGACAACCACGACACCGAGCGCAACGGCAGCACGCTGAACTACAAGAGCGGCGCCGACTACACGCTGGCCAACGTCTTCATGCTGGCCTGGCCCTACGGTGCCCCCGACGTCAACTCCGGCTACGAGTGGTCGGACCCCGACGCCGGACCGCCGGGCGGCGGCCAGGTGAACGCCTGCTGGCAGGAGGGCTGGAAGTGCCAGCACGCCTGGCCGGAGATCAGGTCCATGGTCGCCTTCCGCAACGCCACCCGGGGGCAGGCGGTCACCAACTGGTGGGACAACGGCAACGACGCGATCGCGTTCGGCCGGGGCGGCAAGGGCTACGTGGCGATCAACCACGAGTCCTCGTCGCTGACCCGCACCTACCAGACGTCCCTGTCCGCCGGGACGTACTGCAACGTCCAGAACAACACCACGGTGACCGTGAACTCCAGCGGACAGTTCACCGCCACCCTCGGCTCGAACACCGCCCTGGCGCTCTACGCCGGCAAGTCGAGCTGCTGA
- a CDS encoding glycoside hydrolase family 13 protein gives MSQQHSAAPARHSAVATVADRRDWWRDAVIYQVYPRSFADSNGDGMGDLEGVRSRLPYLRDLGVDAVWLSPFYASPQADAGYDVADYRAVDPMFGSLLDADALIRDAHAHGLRIIVDLVPNHSSDQHEWFKRALAEGPGSPLRERYHFRPGKGKNGQLPPNDWESIFGGPAWTRVTEPDGTPGEWYLHLFAPEQPDFNWEHPAVGDEFRSILRFWLDMGVDGFRIDVAHGLVKAEGLPDLGSHDQLKLLGNDVMPFFDQDGVHAIYRQWRTILDEYAGERIFVAEAWTPTVERTANYVRPDELHQAFNFQYLATEWDAAELRGVIDRTLEAMRPVGAPATWVLSNHDVTRHATRFANPPGLGTQIRTAGDRELGLRRARAATLLMLALPGSAYVYQGEELGLPDVVDLPDEVRQDPAYFRGAGQDGFRDGCRVPIPWTREGSSYGFGSGGSWLPQPAGWAELSVEAQTGVAGSTLELYRAALRARRAHPDLGAGDAVEWLRSPEGVLAFRRGGFVCVANTTGESVTTPAYGRVLLTSEEIAETGGEAKVPADTTVWWTTAD, from the coding sequence ATGAGCCAGCAGCACTCCGCCGCACCGGCCCGCCACTCCGCCGTCGCCACCGTCGCCGACCGCCGCGACTGGTGGCGGGACGCGGTCATCTACCAGGTCTATCCGCGCAGCTTCGCCGACAGCAACGGCGACGGCATGGGCGACCTGGAGGGTGTCCGCTCCCGCCTGCCCTACCTGCGTGACCTCGGCGTCGACGCCGTGTGGCTCAGCCCCTTCTACGCCTCCCCGCAGGCCGACGCCGGCTACGACGTCGCCGACTACCGTGCCGTGGACCCGATGTTCGGCTCCCTGCTGGACGCCGACGCGCTGATCCGGGACGCCCACGCGCACGGCCTGCGCATCATCGTGGACCTCGTCCCCAACCACTCCTCCGACCAGCACGAGTGGTTCAAGCGCGCCCTCGCGGAGGGCCCCGGCTCCCCGCTGCGCGAGCGCTACCACTTCCGCCCCGGCAAGGGGAAGAACGGCCAACTCCCGCCCAACGACTGGGAGTCCATCTTCGGCGGCCCGGCCTGGACCAGGGTCACGGAACCCGACGGCACGCCCGGCGAGTGGTACCTGCACCTCTTCGCCCCCGAGCAGCCCGACTTCAACTGGGAACACCCGGCCGTCGGCGACGAGTTCCGCTCCATCCTGCGGTTCTGGCTGGACATGGGCGTGGACGGCTTCCGCATCGACGTCGCCCACGGACTGGTCAAGGCCGAGGGCCTGCCCGACCTCGGCTCCCACGACCAGCTCAAGCTGCTGGGCAACGATGTCATGCCGTTCTTCGACCAGGACGGCGTGCACGCGATCTACCGCCAGTGGCGCACGATCCTCGACGAGTATGCGGGCGAGCGCATCTTTGTGGCCGAGGCCTGGACCCCGACCGTCGAGCGCACCGCCAACTACGTCCGCCCCGACGAGCTCCACCAGGCCTTCAACTTCCAGTACCTGGCCACGGAGTGGGACGCGGCCGAGCTGCGCGGGGTGATCGACCGCACCCTGGAGGCCATGCGCCCGGTCGGTGCCCCCGCCACCTGGGTGCTGTCCAACCACGACGTCACCCGGCACGCCACCCGCTTCGCCAACCCGCCCGGCCTCGGCACCCAGATCCGCACGGCGGGCGACCGGGAACTGGGCCTGCGCCGCGCCCGGGCGGCCACCCTGCTGATGCTGGCGCTGCCCGGCTCGGCGTACGTCTACCAGGGCGAGGAACTCGGCCTGCCGGACGTCGTGGACCTGCCCGACGAGGTGCGCCAGGACCCGGCGTACTTCCGGGGCGCCGGTCAGGACGGCTTCCGCGACGGCTGCCGGGTGCCGATCCCGTGGACCCGCGAGGGCTCGTCCTACGGCTTCGGCAGCGGCGGCAGCTGGCTCCCGCAGCCGGCGGGCTGGGCCGAGCTGAGCGTGGAGGCGCAGACGGGCGTGGCCGGCTCGACGCTGGAGCTGTACCGGGCCGCGCTGCGGGCGCGCCGCGCGCACCCGGACCTGGGCGCCGGTGACGCGGTGGAGTGGCTGCGCTCTCCCGAGGGCGTGCTGGCCTTCCGGCGCGGCGGCTTCGTGTGTGTCGCGAACACCACGGGCGAGTCGGTGACGACCCCGGCGTACGGCCGTGTGCTGCTCACCAGCGAGGAGATCGCCGAGACCGGCGGCGAGGCGAAGGTGCCCGCCGACACCACCGTGTGGTGGACGACGGCGGACTGA
- a CDS encoding carbohydrate ABC transporter permease, which produces MTVAIDRATGKRRGDRAPRPGLGQRVRNGLQKYWYAYAMIAPVVVVLGVLVGYPLVRGFYLTLTDANSLNSARTIGVNHIDATYKFIGLDNYQDILFGPTAYDRFWSHFLWTVFWTVACVALHYAIGLGLALMLNQKLRGRTVYRLLLVLPWAVPTFVTVFSWRIMLADSGVLNQMLGSLHLPQPEWLEDTFWQRFSAIMVNTWCGVPFMMLSLLGGLQSIDSSLYEAAEMDGATAWQRFRHVTLPGLRSVSSTVVLLGIIWTFNQFVIIFLLFGKNSAPDAQILVTWAYALGFGQQPRDFAQSAAYGVLLLSILTVFTSFYFRWLKRNDQLAV; this is translated from the coding sequence ATGACAGTCGCCATCGACCGCGCGACCGGCAAGCGCCGCGGTGACCGCGCGCCTCGTCCCGGGCTGGGGCAGCGCGTCCGAAACGGCCTCCAGAAGTACTGGTACGCCTACGCGATGATCGCCCCGGTGGTCGTCGTGCTCGGCGTCCTCGTGGGCTACCCGCTGGTGCGGGGCTTCTACCTCACCCTCACCGACGCCAACAGCCTCAACTCGGCGCGCACGATCGGCGTCAACCACATCGACGCCACCTACAAGTTCATCGGTCTGGACAACTACCAGGACATCCTGTTCGGCCCGACGGCGTACGACCGGTTCTGGTCGCACTTCCTGTGGACCGTGTTCTGGACGGTGGCCTGTGTGGCCCTGCACTACGCCATCGGCCTCGGCCTCGCGCTCATGCTCAACCAGAAGCTGCGCGGCCGTACCGTCTACCGGCTGCTGCTCGTCCTGCCCTGGGCCGTGCCGACCTTCGTCACCGTCTTCTCCTGGCGGATCATGCTCGCCGACTCCGGCGTCCTCAACCAGATGCTCGGCAGCCTCCACCTGCCCCAGCCGGAGTGGCTGGAGGACACCTTCTGGCAGCGGTTCTCCGCGATCATGGTCAACACCTGGTGCGGTGTGCCGTTCATGATGCTGTCCCTGCTCGGCGGCCTGCAGTCCATCGACTCCTCGCTCTACGAGGCGGCCGAGATGGACGGCGCCACCGCCTGGCAGCGGTTCCGGCACGTCACCCTGCCCGGGCTGCGTTCGGTCAGCTCCACCGTCGTGCTGCTCGGCATCATCTGGACCTTCAACCAGTTCGTGATCATCTTCCTGCTGTTCGGCAAGAACTCCGCGCCGGACGCCCAGATCCTCGTCACCTGGGCCTACGCACTGGGCTTCGGCCAGCAGCCGCGCGACTTCGCCCAGTCCGCCGCGTACGGCGTGCTGCTGCTGTCGATCCTGACCGTCTTCACCTCCTTCTACTTCCGCTGGCTGAAGCGCAATGACCAGCTCGCCGTCTGA
- a CDS encoding extracellular solute-binding protein, with the protein MRRGIAASALVASLALTATACGGSDSDSGKSDGPVTITWWDTSNATNEAPTYKALVQQFEAANKNIKVKYVNVPFDQAQNKFDTAAGATGAPDVLRSEVGWTPAFAKKGYFLPLDGTEALAEQGSFQPNLIKQAQYEGKTYGVPFVTDTLALVYNKALFKKAGITEAPRTWGELKADAAKIKDKAKVDGYWGSTQAYYAQTFLYGEGTDTVDVAAKKITVNSAAAKKAYGTWLSLFSGKGLHKADATADAYAHIQDAFVNGKVAAIIQGPWEITNFYKGSAFKDKSNLGIATVPAGSSGKAGAPTGGHNLSVYAGSDKAHQQAALKFVNFMTSAQAQETIALKNSTLPTRSDAYTGKVKADPGIAGYQGVLAAAQPRPALPEYSSLWGPLDTELPKIASGKESLDKGLGNAELAISKLVDGFSK; encoded by the coding sequence ATGCGGCGTGGCATAGCGGCCTCCGCGCTGGTGGCGTCCCTCGCCCTGACGGCGACGGCGTGCGGCGGGAGCGACAGCGACAGCGGGAAGTCGGACGGCCCGGTCACCATCACCTGGTGGGACACCTCCAACGCCACCAATGAGGCGCCGACGTACAAGGCCCTGGTCCAGCAGTTCGAGGCCGCCAACAAGAACATCAAGGTCAAGTACGTCAACGTCCCCTTCGACCAGGCGCAGAACAAGTTCGACACCGCGGCCGGCGCCACGGGCGCGCCGGACGTGCTGCGCTCCGAGGTCGGCTGGACCCCGGCCTTCGCCAAGAAGGGCTACTTCCTGCCGCTGGACGGCACCGAGGCCCTCGCCGAGCAGGGCAGTTTCCAGCCGAACCTGATCAAGCAGGCGCAGTACGAGGGCAAGACCTACGGCGTGCCGTTCGTCACCGACACCCTCGCGCTGGTCTACAACAAGGCCCTGTTCAAGAAGGCCGGCATCACCGAGGCTCCCAGGACCTGGGGCGAGCTGAAGGCGGACGCCGCCAAGATCAAGGACAAGGCCAAGGTCGACGGCTACTGGGGCTCCACCCAGGCCTACTACGCCCAGACCTTCCTCTACGGCGAGGGCACCGACACCGTCGACGTCGCCGCCAAGAAGATCACCGTGAACTCGGCCGCCGCCAAGAAGGCCTACGGCACCTGGCTGAGCCTGTTCTCCGGCAAGGGCCTGCACAAGGCCGACGCCACCGCCGACGCGTACGCCCACATCCAGGACGCGTTCGTCAACGGCAAGGTCGCCGCGATCATCCAGGGCCCCTGGGAGATCACGAACTTCTACAAGGGCAGCGCCTTCAAGGACAAGTCGAACCTCGGCATCGCCACCGTCCCGGCCGGCTCCAGCGGCAAGGCGGGCGCCCCGACCGGCGGCCACAACCTCTCGGTCTACGCCGGATCCGACAAGGCCCACCAGCAGGCGGCCCTGAAGTTCGTGAACTTCATGACCTCGGCGCAGGCCCAGGAGACCATCGCGCTGAAGAACTCCACCCTGCCCACCCGCTCCGACGCCTACACCGGCAAGGTCAAGGCCGACCCGGGCATCGCCGGCTACCAGGGCGTCCTGGCCGCCGCGCAGCCCCGCCCGGCGCTGCCCGAGTACAGCTCCCTGTGGGGCCCGCTCGACACCGAGCTGCCCAAGATCGCCAGTGGCAAGGAGTCGCTGGACAAGGGCCTGGGCAACGCCGAGCTGGCCATCTCCAAGCTGGTCGACGGCTTCAGCAAGTGA